In Streptomyces longhuiensis, the following proteins share a genomic window:
- a CDS encoding MFS transporter, whose translation MNHTSTSTEKTPLGGSAVRRAFFASLTGTALEWYDFAIYSVAAALVFGDVFFPSEDPATGTLLAFSTYAVGYVSRPLGGFVFGRLGDKLGRKKVLIATLVLIGAATLAIGLLPSYATIGVAAPITLVILRFAQGVGVGGEWGGAVLLSSEFGDPRRRGFYASAAQIGPPVGNLLANGVLAALGALLTEAQFTSWGWRVAFLLSGVLVFFGLWIRAKLEETPVFKAMEAEQKRPEAPIREVFTTHPRALAAAILSRVAPDVLYALFTVFVLTYATGELGMSRGSALAAVLIGSSLQVFLIPLAGALSDRVNRRVLYGVSAAAAGVWPFLFFPMIGGGSWPLLALGVVVALVFHSAMYGPQAAFIAEQFSPRLRYTGSSLAYTLAGVIGGAVAPLLFTALLDAYDSWIPLALYVAGTAIVTIAGLCLGRDGDRSDEELLSGEPVRSPAASTAS comes from the coding sequence GTGAACCACACCAGCACGAGCACGGAAAAGACCCCGCTCGGCGGGTCCGCGGTCCGCCGCGCCTTCTTCGCCAGCCTGACCGGAACCGCACTGGAGTGGTACGACTTCGCCATCTACTCCGTCGCGGCGGCGCTGGTCTTCGGCGATGTCTTCTTCCCCTCGGAGGACCCCGCCACCGGCACCCTGCTGGCGTTCTCCACGTACGCCGTCGGCTACGTGTCGCGCCCGCTCGGCGGTTTCGTCTTCGGCCGCCTCGGCGACAAGCTCGGCCGCAAGAAGGTCCTGATCGCGACACTCGTCCTGATCGGGGCCGCGACCCTCGCGATCGGCCTGCTCCCCTCCTACGCCACGATCGGCGTCGCCGCGCCGATCACCCTCGTGATCCTCCGCTTCGCCCAGGGCGTCGGTGTCGGCGGCGAGTGGGGCGGGGCGGTGCTGCTGTCCAGCGAGTTCGGCGATCCACGCCGGCGCGGCTTCTACGCCTCGGCCGCTCAGATCGGCCCGCCGGTCGGCAACCTGCTCGCCAACGGCGTACTCGCCGCCCTCGGCGCCCTCCTGACGGAGGCCCAGTTCACGTCCTGGGGCTGGCGCGTGGCGTTCCTGCTCTCCGGCGTGCTCGTCTTCTTCGGCCTGTGGATCCGCGCGAAGCTCGAGGAGACCCCCGTCTTCAAGGCGATGGAGGCCGAGCAGAAGCGCCCCGAGGCCCCGATCCGCGAGGTCTTCACGACGCACCCGCGCGCCCTGGCGGCCGCGATCCTCAGCCGCGTGGCCCCGGACGTCCTGTACGCGCTCTTCACCGTCTTCGTCCTGACCTACGCGACCGGCGAGCTCGGCATGTCCCGCGGCTCCGCCCTGGCCGCCGTCCTCATCGGCTCCTCCCTCCAGGTCTTCCTGATCCCGCTGGCCGGCGCCCTGTCCGACCGCGTCAACCGCCGCGTCCTGTACGGGGTCTCGGCCGCGGCCGCCGGCGTGTGGCCGTTCCTGTTCTTCCCGATGATCGGCGGCGGGAGCTGGCCGCTGCTCGCGCTCGGCGTCGTGGTGGCGCTGGTCTTCCACTCCGCGATGTACGGGCCGCAGGCGGCCTTCATCGCCGAGCAGTTCTCCCCGCGACTGCGCTACACAGGCTCCTCGCTCGCGTACACGCTGGCCGGTGTCATCGGCGGCGCCGTCGCGCCCCTGCTGTTCACGGCGCTGCTCGACGCGTACGACTCGTGGATC
- a CDS encoding DUF2848 domain-containing protein yields the protein MALLTFELPDGTTRKVDVVQVLNAGYAGRSQDDVAAHVAELAELGVPAPSVTPALYPVSPYLAQHTDQVRVQHGRTSGEAEWALVVDQDGDLLLTAACDHTDRELEVHGVAWSKNASPDVLARRAWRLADVQERLDDLTLRAWVTHDGRETLIQDGTLAELLTPAYWADVLRERGDLVPGTVLISGTIPMAEGVDQFAPHWRVELTDPATGDTIDLAYDVVRMPVPIG from the coding sequence ATGGCGCTGCTGACCTTCGAACTGCCCGACGGCACCACCCGCAAGGTCGATGTCGTGCAGGTGCTCAACGCCGGATACGCCGGGCGCAGCCAGGACGACGTCGCCGCCCACGTGGCGGAACTCGCCGAGCTGGGGGTGCCCGCGCCGTCCGTGACCCCCGCGCTCTACCCCGTCTCCCCCTACCTCGCCCAGCACACCGACCAGGTCCGCGTCCAGCACGGGCGCACCTCGGGCGAGGCCGAGTGGGCGCTGGTCGTCGATCAGGACGGCGACCTGCTGCTGACGGCCGCCTGCGACCACACCGACCGCGAGCTGGAGGTGCACGGCGTGGCATGGAGCAAGAACGCGAGCCCCGACGTCCTCGCCCGCCGCGCCTGGCGCCTCGCCGACGTGCAGGAGCGCCTCGACGACCTGACCCTGCGCGCCTGGGTGACCCACGACGGCCGGGAGACCCTGATCCAGGACGGCACCCTGGCCGAGCTGCTCACGCCGGCCTACTGGGCCGACGTCCTGCGCGAGCGCGGCGACCTGGTGCCCGGCACGGTCCTGATCTCCGGCACGATCCCGATGGCCGAGGGCGTCGACCAGTTCGCCCCCCACTGGCGCGTGGAACTGACCGACCCGGCCACGGGCGACACGATCGACCTGGCGTACGACGTGGTGAGGATGCCGGTGCCGATCGGCTGA
- a CDS encoding carbohydrate ABC transporter permease produces MSSPRTVRHRLAADAGLLIVAAAFVLPLAWVVLSALDAHANLQVKIPDGVTLDNFDAVLTPDITFTPLLNSLLLCGGATLLTVASAALAAYPLSRYRSRFNNPFLATVLFATCLPITAIMVPVYALFVQVDLIDTMQGTIFFFAASQLPFAIWLMKNFMDGVPKELEEAAWTDGASSFQSLIRIVLPLMGPGISVVTVFSFVMMWGNFFVPFMLLLTPEQMPASVSINDFFGNRGTVVYGQLAAFSIIYSTPVILLYVLVARRFGGGFALGGAVKG; encoded by the coding sequence GTGTCCTCACCCCGCACCGTCCGCCACCGCCTCGCGGCCGACGCCGGACTCCTGATCGTCGCCGCGGCGTTCGTCCTGCCGCTGGCGTGGGTGGTCCTCTCCGCGCTCGACGCGCACGCGAACCTCCAGGTGAAGATCCCCGACGGCGTCACCCTGGACAACTTCGACGCGGTCCTGACCCCCGACATCACCTTCACACCGCTCCTCAACAGCCTGCTGCTGTGCGGCGGCGCGACCCTCCTGACGGTGGCGAGCGCGGCCCTCGCGGCATACCCGCTGTCCCGCTACCGCTCCCGCTTCAACAACCCGTTCCTGGCGACGGTCCTGTTCGCGACGTGCCTCCCCATCACGGCGATCATGGTCCCGGTCTACGCGCTCTTCGTGCAGGTCGATCTGATCGACACGATGCAGGGCACGATCTTCTTCTTCGCCGCGTCCCAACTCCCGTTCGCCATCTGGCTGATGAAGAACTTCATGGACGGCGTCCCGAAGGAGCTGGAGGAGGCGGCCTGGACGGACGGGGCGTCCTCGTTCCAGTCCCTGATCCGCATCGTGCTCCCCTTGATGGGGCCAGGCATATCGGTGGTCACGGTCTTCTCGTTCGTCATGATGTGGGGCAACTTCTTCGTCCCCTTCATGCTCCTGCTCACCCCCGAGCAGATGCCGGCCTCGGTGAGCATCAACGACTTCTTCGGCAACCGGGGCACGGTCGTCTACGGCCAGCTGGCAGCCTTCTCGATCATCTACTCGACGCCGGTGATCCTGCTGTACGTCCTGGTGGCCCGGCGCTTCGGCGGGGGGTTCGCGCTGGGGGGTGCGGTCAAGGGCTGA
- a CDS encoding carbohydrate ABC transporter permease, which yields MKVGRGGARRPLTRALPLAPSLVLLLLFLAGPIAYCAYIAFTDLQLTGQAHSSFVGFDNFTAAFKDDAFLNAVWLTLVFTVLSSLIGQNTLGLALAALMQRASKTVRTVTGAVVICAWVLPEVVAGFLLYAFFRREGTLNAILDWLHLPTQNWLFTLPILAVSFANVWRGTAFSMLVYSAALGEIPKEITEAAEMDGAGGWRRMWHITLPMIRRSIGTNLMLNTLQTLSVFGLIWVMTRGGPGNRSQTLPLFMYEQAFQKSMIGYGTAVALLLLVVGSLFSLVYMRLLRSEA from the coding sequence GTGAAGGTGGGGCGGGGCGGTGCACGCCGCCCCCTGACACGCGCCCTGCCCCTGGCCCCTTCCCTGGTCCTGCTGCTGCTCTTCCTCGCCGGCCCGATCGCGTACTGCGCGTACATCGCCTTCACGGACCTGCAGCTGACGGGCCAGGCCCACTCCTCCTTCGTGGGCTTCGACAACTTCACGGCCGCGTTCAAGGACGACGCGTTCCTGAACGCGGTCTGGCTCACCCTCGTCTTCACCGTCCTGTCCTCGCTCATCGGGCAGAACACGCTGGGCCTCGCCCTCGCCGCGCTGATGCAGCGAGCGTCGAAGACGGTCCGCACGGTCACGGGCGCGGTCGTGATCTGTGCGTGGGTCCTGCCGGAGGTCGTCGCCGGCTTCCTCCTCTACGCGTTCTTCCGCCGCGAGGGCACGCTCAACGCGATCCTGGACTGGCTCCATCTGCCCACCCAGAACTGGCTGTTCACGCTGCCGATCCTCGCGGTGTCCTTCGCCAACGTGTGGCGCGGGACGGCGTTCTCCATGCTGGTCTACTCGGCGGCGCTCGGCGAGATACCCAAGGAGATCACCGAGGCGGCGGAGATGGACGGCGCGGGCGGCTGGCGCCGCATGTGGCACATCACGCTGCCGATGATCCGCCGCTCCATCGGCACGAACCTCATGCTGAACACCCTGCAGACGCTGTCCGTCTTCGGCCTGATCTGGGTGATGACGCGGGGCGGGCCCGGAAACCGCAGCCAGACCCTGCCCCTGTTCATGTACGAGCAGGCCTTCCAGAAGAGCATGATCGGCTACGGCACGGCGGTCGCCCTGCTCCTCCTGGTCGTCGGCTCGCTCTTCTCGCTGGTCTATATGCGCCTGCTGCGCTCGGAGGCCTGA
- a CDS encoding extracellular solute-binding protein produces the protein MRPTAPVLLSATLLIAATGLTACGSGSGDDPDTVRISFKQSTDNQIRVMDKYLASMKTQFEKDHPGKKVKLVPIKAPDSEYYTKLQQMLRSPKTAPDLVYEDTFLINSDITSGYLKPLDPYLAKWPDWNQFIDTAKNAAKAQDGKTYGVPDGTDTRGLWYDKGIFAKAGIKTPWQPKTWDDVLDTARTIKKKVPSVTPLNVYTGKPGGEQSAMQGFEMLLYGTGSDTADPLYDKASNKWITAGKPFKDALNFVKTVYGEKLGPDVSDALDPNIGTRVRGELLPESKLAINLDGSWLPQDWLKGSGHEWPEWSQKLGLAHMPTQNGQAPGKVSMSGGWTWSIPSKASNPDLAFEFIKTMQTKANAQKWYIANSGIAVRKDVAADPAYVKAQPGIKFFTDLVASTHYRPAYPAYPKVSTAIQEAMESVTTGDSSVEKAASTYDEQLKTATDGKVITK, from the coding sequence GTGCGCCCCACCGCTCCAGTGCTCCTCAGCGCCACTCTGCTCATCGCCGCGACCGGCCTGACGGCCTGCGGCAGCGGCTCCGGGGACGACCCGGACACCGTCAGGATCTCCTTCAAGCAGTCGACCGACAACCAGATACGTGTCATGGACAAATACCTGGCGTCGATGAAGACACAGTTCGAGAAGGACCATCCGGGCAAGAAGGTGAAGCTGGTGCCGATCAAGGCGCCGGACTCCGAGTACTACACCAAGCTCCAGCAGATGCTGCGCTCCCCGAAGACGGCTCCGGACCTGGTCTACGAGGACACGTTCCTCATCAACTCGGACATCACCAGCGGCTACCTGAAGCCCCTCGACCCGTATCTCGCCAAGTGGCCCGACTGGAACCAGTTCATCGACACGGCGAAGAACGCGGCCAAGGCCCAGGACGGCAAGACGTACGGCGTCCCGGACGGCACGGACACCCGCGGGCTCTGGTACGACAAGGGCATCTTCGCGAAGGCCGGCATCAAGACCCCCTGGCAGCCCAAGACCTGGGACGACGTCCTCGACACGGCCCGCACGATCAAGAAGAAGGTCCCCTCCGTCACCCCGCTCAACGTCTACACGGGCAAGCCCGGCGGCGAGCAGTCGGCGATGCAGGGCTTCGAGATGCTGCTGTACGGGACGGGGTCGGACACGGCGGACCCGCTGTACGACAAGGCGTCCAACAAGTGGATCACCGCGGGCAAGCCGTTCAAGGACGCGCTGAACTTCGTGAAGACGGTCTACGGCGAGAAGCTCGGCCCCGACGTCTCCGACGCCCTCGACCCGAACATCGGCACCCGGGTCCGCGGCGAGCTGCTCCCCGAGAGCAAGCTGGCGATCAACCTCGACGGCTCCTGGCTCCCGCAGGACTGGCTGAAGGGCAGCGGCCACGAGTGGCCCGAGTGGTCGCAGAAGCTGGGCCTCGCGCACATGCCGACGCAGAACGGCCAGGCGCCGGGCAAGGTCAGCATGTCGGGCGGCTGGACGTGGTCGATCCCGTCGAAGGCGTCCAACCCCGACCTGGCCTTCGAGTTCATCAAGACCATGCAGACCAAGGCCAACGCCCAGAAGTGGTACATCGCCAACTCGGGCATCGCGGTCCGCAAGGACGTCGCGGCCGACCCGGCGTACGTGAAGGCGCAGCCCGGCATCAAGTTCTTCACCGACCTGGTGGCGTCGACCCACTACCGGCCCGCGTACCCGGCGTACCCGAAGGTCTCCACGGCGATCCAGGAGGCGATGGAGTCGGTCACGACCGGCGACAGCTCGGTGGAGAAGGCGGCGAGCACCTATGACGAGCAACTCAAGACGGCGACGGACGGCAAGGTGATCACCAAGTGA
- a CDS encoding response regulator, producing MTDPDATGGTIRVLVVEDDPVAADAHVLYVNRVPGFTAIGKAHTAAEAHRALERTQVDLLLLDLHLPDGHGLQLARSLRAAGHHTDVIAVTSARDLAVVREGVSLGVVQYVLKPFTFPTLRDRLVRYAEFRAAAGEAGGQDEVDRALATLRAPGPAALPKGLSAPTLERVTRTLRAAPEGLTAAAAAESVGISRITARRYLEHLVESGRAARSPQYGQVGRPELHYRWLTAV from the coding sequence GTGACCGATCCCGACGCCACCGGCGGCACCATTCGCGTACTGGTCGTCGAGGACGACCCGGTGGCCGCCGACGCCCACGTCCTGTACGTGAACCGGGTCCCCGGTTTCACCGCGATCGGCAAGGCGCACACGGCCGCCGAGGCCCACCGCGCCCTGGAGCGCACCCAGGTCGACCTGCTCCTCCTCGACCTGCACCTCCCGGACGGCCACGGCCTCCAGCTGGCGCGCTCACTGCGGGCGGCGGGCCATCACACGGACGTCATCGCGGTGACCTCGGCCCGCGACCTCGCGGTGGTCCGCGAAGGGGTCTCGCTCGGTGTGGTGCAGTACGTACTGAAGCCCTTCACGTTCCCGACGCTGCGCGACCGGCTCGTGCGCTACGCGGAGTTCCGGGCGGCGGCGGGCGAGGCGGGCGGCCAGGACGAGGTCGACCGCGCCCTGGCCACGCTGCGCGCCCCCGGTCCGGCCGCGCTGCCCAAGGGGCTGAGCGCGCCGACCCTCGAGCGCGTCACGCGGACGCTGCGCGCCGCCCCGGAGGGTCTGACCGCCGCAGCGGCGGCCGAGTCCGTGGGCATCTCGCGCATCACGGCCCGCCGCTACCTGGAGCATCTCGTCGAGTCGGGCCGGGCCGCCCGCAGCCCTCAGTACGGCCAGGTGGGCCGACCGGAACTGCACTACCGCTGGCTCACAGCGGTGTAG
- a CDS encoding sensor histidine kinase, whose translation MRLPLLPRARSLAGQLFAMQVVLVAVVVAGCALFTYISDGNQAEQAATRQATAAARAVADAPSVRGAITGGGDPTRTLQPYASDVQRHTGVDFVTIMDPHGIRWTHPDERRIGERFLGHIGPALRGRTFSETYTGTLGPSVRVVTPIRSGQRIVGLVSAGITVEEISAQARGQVMAVAGVAAGALVLGGIGTYVINARLRRHTHGMNATELSRMHAYHQAALHAVREGLVMLDGQRRIALINDGARELLDVGDSAVGRNVAELGLPTPLTGALLAAEPRVDEVHLTTDRVVVVNTSPVSSGDRRGTVVTLRDHTELQAVMGELDSERGFTQALRSQAHEAANRLHTVVSLIELDRADEAVDFATAELELAQTLTDQVVAAVSEPVLAALLLGKTAQANEHGVELEISEDSRIDDGLVPPTLPARDLVTILGNLLDNAVDAAQGSPHAKVTVTARAQDDTLLLRVTDTGPGVADGHADAVFQRGWSTKPAGPGGRGLGLALVQQSVARNSGTLTLTESPTGGAQFTVVLPLQRTSATTPTGGTA comes from the coding sequence ATGCGCCTCCCCCTCCTGCCACGCGCCCGCAGCCTGGCCGGCCAGCTCTTCGCGATGCAGGTCGTCCTGGTCGCCGTCGTGGTCGCGGGGTGCGCGCTGTTCACGTACATCAGCGACGGCAACCAGGCCGAGCAGGCCGCCACGCGCCAGGCGACGGCGGCGGCCCGCGCGGTCGCGGACGCGCCCTCCGTCCGCGGGGCGATCACCGGGGGCGGCGACCCGACCCGCACGCTCCAGCCGTACGCGAGCGACGTCCAGCGCCACACCGGCGTGGACTTCGTCACGATCATGGATCCGCACGGCATCCGCTGGACGCACCCCGACGAGCGCCGCATCGGCGAGCGCTTCCTCGGCCACATCGGGCCCGCTCTGCGGGGCCGGACCTTCTCGGAGACGTACACGGGCACCCTCGGCCCGTCCGTACGCGTGGTGACCCCGATCAGGTCGGGACAGCGGATCGTCGGCCTGGTCAGCGCCGGCATCACGGTCGAGGAGATCAGCGCGCAGGCGCGCGGCCAGGTGATGGCGGTGGCCGGCGTCGCGGCGGGCGCCCTCGTGCTCGGCGGCATCGGCACGTACGTGATCAACGCCAGGCTGCGGCGGCACACCCACGGCATGAACGCGACCGAGCTCAGCCGCATGCACGCCTACCACCAGGCGGCGCTGCACGCGGTGCGCGAGGGGCTGGTGATGCTCGACGGGCAGCGCAGGATCGCGCTCATCAACGACGGGGCGCGCGAGCTGCTCGACGTCGGCGACTCGGCGGTCGGGCGCAACGTCGCGGAGCTCGGCCTGCCCACCCCGCTCACCGGCGCGCTCCTCGCGGCGGAGCCCCGCGTCGACGAGGTGCACCTCACCACCGACCGCGTGGTCGTCGTCAACACCTCCCCCGTCTCCAGCGGCGACCGGCGCGGCACCGTGGTGACCCTGCGCGACCACACCGAACTCCAGGCGGTCATGGGTGAGTTGGACTCGGAGCGGGGGTTCACGCAGGCGCTGCGCTCGCAGGCCCACGAAGCCGCGAACCGGCTCCACACCGTCGTCTCGCTGATCGAGCTGGACCGGGCCGACGAGGCGGTCGACTTCGCGACGGCCGAGCTGGAGCTGGCGCAGACCCTCACCGACCAGGTCGTCGCCGCCGTGAGCGAACCGGTGCTCGCCGCGCTCCTGCTCGGCAAGACGGCGCAGGCCAACGAGCACGGCGTGGAACTGGAGATATCCGAGGACAGCCGCATCGACGACGGTCTGGTGCCGCCCACCCTGCCGGCCCGCGACCTCGTGACGATCCTCGGCAACCTGCTCGACAACGCGGTCGACGCGGCGCAGGGCTCCCCGCACGCGAAGGTCACGGTCACGGCCCGCGCGCAGGACGACACCCTCCTGCTCCGGGTCACGGACACCGGCCCGGGTGTCGCCGACGGCCACGCGGACGCGGTCTTCCAGCGGGGGTGGTCCACCAAGCCGGCCGGCCCCGGCGGGCGCGGCCTCGGACTCGCGCTCGTCCAGCAGTCCGTCGCCCGTAACTCCGGCACCCTGACCCTGACCGAATCCCCCACGGGCGGCGCGCAGTTCACCGTCGTCCTGCCCCTCCAGCGCACGAGCGCGACCACGCCCACGGGAGGCACCGCGTGA